The following are from one region of the Sphingomonas sp. J315 genome:
- the mce gene encoding methylmalonyl-CoA epimerase, translating to MKLGRLNHIGVATPSIADSIAFYRDVMGAGTIHEPFDLPAQGVKVCFVDTPNTQIELIEPLGADSPIHGFLAKNPAGGQHHVCYEVPDIHEAKSWFEARGARVLGEPRIGAHGTPIFFVHPRDMGGVLTEIMETPKGEAH from the coding sequence ATGAAACTCGGCCGCCTCAACCATATCGGCGTTGCGACGCCTTCGATTGCGGACAGCATCGCTTTCTATCGCGACGTGATGGGCGCGGGGACGATCCACGAACCCTTCGACCTGCCCGCGCAGGGGGTGAAGGTGTGCTTCGTCGATACGCCGAATACGCAGATCGAGCTGATCGAGCCGCTGGGCGCGGACTCGCCGATCCACGGGTTTCTGGCAAAGAACCCGGCGGGCGGGCAGCATCATGTCTGTTACGAGGTGCCTGACATCCACGAAGCCAAATCGTGGTTCGAGGCTAGGGGCGCGCGGGTGCTGGGTGAGCCGCGGATCGGGGCGCATGGGACGCCGATCTTCTTCGTCCACCCGCGCGACATGGGCGGGGTGCTGACCGAGATCATGGAAACGCCGAAGGGAGAGGCGCATTGA
- a CDS encoding sensor histidine kinase KdpD, with protein MRLFRGMFTALAAQALLIVAVAGGGLLWNVHTSSERLLRNRDAEHLETFAALAGEAAAAGKPFDRIIADLDRRDPLILGNRVAFVGDGDRLLAGPAAGPALVERPVVVDGRTVARARVVRPPLLTDRDRTLMRDHYIGIGAILAGVLALLLGAAYWLAGRWAKPQRELLRLSHEVADGDGDIYFDEHGPREIVGTMRNLRRIANRFERIETARRTWLVMIAEELREPIASLGGHLAELQEALTAEPEFKAAIESDQNRLARMAEDLHAVALADLGRLPLRFADVDPRALIHNTIWSHGKRAEAAGVRLETSNLPPYTILVKWDAERIEQLFGALIENSMRYVPRGGRIVLGLESQKDAWRLIVDDNAPGIDVDLAQQLFEPFYRANAKDTPGGSGRSLATARAIVEGHHGRIEASNSPIGGLRITVVLPASPPMA; from the coding sequence GTGCGGTTGTTTCGGGGCATGTTCACGGCGCTGGCGGCGCAGGCATTGCTGATCGTGGCCGTGGCGGGCGGGGGCCTGCTGTGGAACGTCCATACCAGCAGCGAACGGTTGCTGCGCAATCGCGACGCCGAGCATCTCGAGACATTTGCCGCGCTCGCTGGTGAAGCGGCGGCGGCGGGCAAGCCATTCGACCGGATCATCGCCGACCTCGACCGCCGCGACCCCCTGATCCTCGGTAATCGCGTTGCATTTGTCGGCGATGGCGATCGCCTTCTCGCCGGCCCCGCCGCCGGCCCCGCGCTGGTCGAGCGTCCTGTGGTGGTCGATGGCCGCACCGTTGCGCGCGCGCGCGTCGTTCGCCCGCCGCTGTTGACCGACCGCGACCGCACGCTGATGCGCGACCATTATATCGGCATTGGCGCGATCTTGGCAGGCGTCCTCGCCCTGTTGCTTGGCGCGGCCTATTGGCTCGCCGGGCGCTGGGCGAAGCCGCAGCGTGAGCTGCTGCGCCTCAGTCATGAGGTCGCCGACGGCGATGGCGACATCTATTTCGATGAGCACGGCCCGCGTGAGATCGTCGGCACGATGCGCAATCTGCGCCGCATCGCCAACCGCTTCGAGCGGATCGAGACCGCGCGCCGCACCTGGCTGGTGATGATCGCCGAGGAGCTGCGCGAGCCGATCGCCTCGCTCGGCGGCCATCTCGCGGAACTGCAGGAGGCGCTCACCGCCGAACCCGAGTTCAAGGCGGCGATCGAATCCGACCAGAACCGCCTCGCCCGCATGGCCGAGGACCTCCACGCGGTCGCGCTCGCCGATCTCGGCCGCCTGCCGCTACGCTTCGCCGATGTCGATCCGCGCGCGCTGATCCACAACACGATTTGGAGCCACGGCAAGCGCGCCGAGGCGGCGGGCGTGCGGCTCGAAACGAGCAACCTGCCGCCCTACACCATCCTGGTGAAGTGGGACGCCGAGCGGATCGAGCAGTTGTTCGGGGCGCTGATCGAAAATTCGATGCGCTATGTCCCGCGTGGCGGACGGATCGTCCTCGGCCTCGAAAGCCAGAAGGATGCGTGGCGACTGATCGTCGACGACAACGCCCCGGGCATCGACGTCGACCTCGCCCAACAGTTGTTCGAGCCCTTTTACCGTGCCAATGCAAAGGACACGCCGGGCGGCTCTGGCCGCAGCCTCGCCACCGCGCGCGCCATCGTCGAGGGGCATCACGGCCGGATCGAGGCGAGCAACTCCCCGATCGGCGGCCTGCGCATCACCGTAGTGCTGCCCGCAAGCCCGCCAATGGCCTGA
- a CDS encoding enoyl-CoA hydratase-related protein, with amino-acid sequence MTDETVLYSLDSGVATIRLNRPDRLNAVTFDMLDLIRASLLRAVNEGARAVLLTGEGRAFCSGADLAGRMDQGPVDPAESLEFHYNPLAETLSKLPIPIVTAINGPAAGAGVGIALGGDIVVMAKSAYLLLAFSNIGLVPDCGATWLVAKSAGRAKALEMALLGEKMFADDAKDAGLVARVVADDALMAEAGKLAATLAAKPTVALGLIRAQVKAALNNTLSETLSVEAAHQRIAGKTEDFREGVMAFLGKRAPEFKGK; translated from the coding sequence TTGACCGACGAGACCGTCCTTTACAGCCTCGACAGTGGCGTCGCGACGATCCGGCTCAACCGGCCCGACCGGCTGAACGCGGTGACGTTCGACATGCTCGACCTGATCCGCGCGTCGCTGCTGCGCGCGGTGAATGAGGGCGCGCGGGCGGTGCTGCTGACCGGGGAGGGGCGGGCATTCTGTTCGGGCGCGGACCTGGCCGGGCGGATGGATCAGGGGCCGGTCGACCCGGCGGAGAGCCTGGAGTTCCACTACAACCCGCTCGCCGAGACGTTGTCGAAGCTGCCGATCCCGATCGTGACCGCGATCAACGGGCCGGCGGCGGGGGCGGGCGTCGGAATCGCGCTGGGCGGCGATATCGTGGTGATGGCGAAGAGCGCCTATCTGCTGCTGGCATTCAGCAATATCGGGCTGGTGCCCGATTGCGGCGCGACCTGGCTGGTCGCCAAGTCGGCGGGGCGGGCCAAGGCGCTGGAGATGGCGCTGCTGGGCGAGAAGATGTTCGCCGATGACGCCAAGGATGCGGGGCTGGTCGCGCGCGTGGTCGCGGACGATGCGCTGATGGCGGAGGCGGGGAAGCTCGCCGCGACGCTTGCCGCCAAGCCGACTGTCGCGCTGGGCCTGATCCGGGCGCAGGTGAAGGCGGCGCTCAACAACACGCTGTCGGAGACGCTGAGCGTCGAGGCGGCGCATCAGCGCATCGCGGGCAAGACCGAGGATTTCCGCGAAGGCGTGATGGCGTTCCTCGGCAAGCGCGCGCCGGAGTTCAAGGGTAAGTGA
- a CDS encoding arginine N-succinyltransferase has protein sequence MTFIIRPARADDLQHLYEMAKLTGGGFTNLPPEKPALKAKLERSAEAFARTDDAKKDELFVLVLENTDTQEVRGTCQIFTQVGQRWPFYSYRIGTVTKHSEALNRTFRAEILNLVNDLEGSSEVGGLFLHPGERAGGLGMLLARSRYLFIAMHRARFADRILAELRGVIDEAGGSPFWDGVAGRFFGMNFQQADEFNAIHGNQFIADLMPRHPVYTAMLTDHARSVIGVPHPSGRAAMRMLEHEGFAFENYIDIFDGGPTMTARTDNVMTIRDCRAEAVAALAPGGDASIIARGQLADFRACHGRIGRSDTGATLDPAAAALLNVQPGQQVHHAPR, from the coding sequence ATGACCTTCATCATCCGCCCCGCCCGCGCCGACGACCTCCAGCATCTCTATGAGATGGCGAAGCTCACCGGCGGCGGCTTCACCAATCTCCCGCCTGAGAAACCGGCGCTGAAGGCCAAGCTCGAACGCAGCGCCGAAGCCTTTGCGCGTACCGACGATGCCAAGAAGGACGAACTGTTCGTCCTCGTGCTCGAAAACACCGACACGCAGGAGGTGCGCGGCACCTGCCAGATATTCACCCAGGTCGGCCAGCGCTGGCCCTTCTATTCCTACCGCATCGGTACGGTGACCAAGCATAGCGAGGCGCTCAATCGCACCTTTCGCGCCGAAATCCTCAACCTGGTCAACGACCTCGAAGGATCGAGCGAGGTCGGCGGGCTGTTCCTCCACCCCGGCGAACGCGCCGGGGGCCTCGGTATGTTGCTCGCGCGCAGCCGCTATCTGTTCATCGCGATGCACCGTGCGCGCTTCGCCGACCGCATCCTTGCCGAACTGCGCGGCGTGATCGACGAGGCGGGCGGATCGCCCTTCTGGGACGGGGTCGCGGGCCGCTTCTTCGGGATGAATTTCCAGCAGGCGGACGAGTTCAACGCGATCCACGGCAACCAGTTCATCGCCGACCTGATGCCGCGCCACCCGGTCTATACCGCGATGCTGACCGACCATGCGCGCAGTGTGATCGGCGTCCCCCACCCCTCGGGCCGCGCGGCAATGCGGATGCTGGAGCATGAAGGCTTCGCGTTCGAGAATTACATCGACATTTTCGACGGCGGCCCGACCATGACCGCGCGCACCGACAATGTGATGACGATCCGCGACTGCCGCGCCGAAGCGGTTGCCGCGCTGGCTCCGGGGGGCGACGCAAGCATCATCGCGCGCGGCCAGCTCGCCGACTTCCGCGCGTGCCACGGCCGGATCGGCCGGTCCGACACGGGCGCAACGCTCGATCCCGCCGCCGCTGCCTTGCTCAACGTCCAACCCGGCCAGCAGGTCCACCATGCCCCGCGTTGA
- a CDS encoding short-chain fatty acyl-CoA regulator family protein has product MEQRRRLFAGTRVRDLRKRLSLPQAALAARLGVSVSYLSQIENEERPLTPPVLVALSREFPDLWGEVGSDDGTAELIRAIEAATDTSIAAGTLDEAAVQRGVEKHPGLTRRMVALHDAWRRAQAQLRVLDDKVESGAGRGGALPWEAVRDWYQAEGNYIDPLDRAAETLADSFDHPRAIEDRLRTWHGIAIDEARDDDTRLSHFDPDARRLVISGVVTPESRAFLLAQRLARLEFSNEMRAVADASGLATPAARELLALGLANYAAGALLMPYTRFREAARALRHDIDRLRQRFGTSFEQACHRLSTLQRPGALGTPFFFCRVDMAGNITKRHSATRLEFARFGGACPLWVVHEAVAIPDRILTQLAETPDGARYVIMAKGLVKPSASYDRPPRRYAVALGCEEAHAGEFVYADGLRPGGLATPIGTSCRICPRAECDQRAFPRRQARFGSTRMSARQCPISSRPGYSVRSVGGV; this is encoded by the coding sequence ATGGAGCAACGCCGCCGCCTCTTCGCCGGAACGCGGGTCCGCGACCTGCGCAAGCGCCTGTCCCTGCCCCAGGCGGCGCTCGCCGCGCGGCTCGGCGTCTCGGTCAGTTACCTCTCGCAGATCGAGAATGAGGAACGCCCGCTCACCCCGCCGGTGCTGGTCGCGCTCAGCCGCGAGTTTCCCGATCTATGGGGCGAAGTCGGCAGCGACGACGGAACCGCCGAACTGATCCGCGCGATCGAGGCAGCGACCGACACCAGCATCGCAGCAGGGACGCTCGACGAAGCCGCAGTGCAGCGTGGGGTCGAGAAACACCCCGGCCTCACCCGCCGCATGGTCGCGCTGCACGATGCGTGGCGGCGCGCCCAGGCGCAGCTGCGCGTGCTCGACGACAAGGTCGAGAGCGGTGCCGGGCGCGGGGGCGCGCTGCCATGGGAGGCGGTGCGCGACTGGTATCAGGCCGAAGGAAACTACATCGATCCGCTCGACCGCGCGGCGGAGACGCTGGCAGACAGCTTCGACCATCCCCGCGCGATCGAGGATCGGCTGCGCACCTGGCACGGCATCGCGATCGATGAGGCACGTGACGACGATACGCGCCTGTCGCACTTCGATCCCGATGCGCGACGGCTGGTGATCAGCGGGGTCGTGACGCCCGAAAGCCGCGCATTCCTGCTGGCCCAGAGGCTCGCACGCCTCGAATTTTCCAACGAAATGCGCGCGGTCGCCGACGCAAGCGGGCTTGCCACACCCGCTGCACGCGAACTGCTCGCGCTCGGCCTCGCCAACTATGCCGCCGGCGCGCTGCTGATGCCCTACACCCGCTTCCGTGAGGCGGCACGTGCGCTGCGCCACGATATCGACCGGCTGCGTCAGCGCTTCGGCACCAGCTTCGAACAGGCATGCCATCGCCTTTCGACGCTCCAGCGGCCGGGCGCGCTGGGCACCCCCTTCTTCTTCTGCCGTGTCGATATGGCGGGGAACATCACCAAGCGGCACTCGGCGACGCGGCTGGAATTCGCCCGTTTCGGCGGCGCGTGCCCGCTCTGGGTGGTGCATGAGGCGGTTGCGATTCCCGACCGAATCCTGACTCAGCTGGCGGAGACGCCCGATGGCGCGCGCTACGTCATCATGGCCAAGGGGCTGGTGAAGCCTTCGGCCAGCTACGACCGCCCCCCGCGCCGCTATGCCGTGGCGCTGGGATGCGAGGAGGCGCATGCGGGCGAGTTCGTCTATGCCGATGGCCTGCGCCCGGGCGGACTCGCGACACCGATCGGGACCAGCTGCCGCATCTGCCCGCGCGCGGAGTGCGACCAGCGCGCCTTCCCCCGGCGGCAAGCGAGATTCGGATCGACCCGGATGTCCGCGCGCCAGTGCCCTATATCTTCTAGGCCCGGCTATTCGGTTCGCTCGGTCGGCGGGGTATAG
- a CDS encoding acyl-CoA carboxylase subunit beta yields the protein MSSTIEELERRRAAARLGGGQKRIDAQHAKGKLTARERLEVLLDEGSFEELDMYVEHNCVDFGMPDQVVPGDGVVTGSGTINGRLVFVFSQDFTVFGGSLSERHAQKICKIMDMAMKVGAPVIGLNDSGGARIQEGVASLAGYAEVFQRNVLASGVVPQISLIMGPCAGGAVYSPAMTDFIFMVKDSSYMFVTGPDVVKTVTNEIVTQEELGGAVTHTTKSGVADVAFENDIEALLAARDFVDFLPASNRESVPERPCTDPWDRIEDSLDTLIPPSANQPYDMHELIRKTVDEGDFFEVQPAHAGNIIIGFGRIEGRTVGIVANQPMVLAGVLDINSSKKAARFVRFCDAFEIPIVTFVDVPGFLPGVGQEHSGIIKHGAKLLFAYAEATVSKITVITRKAYGGAYDVMASKHLRGDLNYAWPTAEIAVMGAKGAVEIIFRGRTPEEIAEKTAEYEARFANPFVAASKGFVDEVIMPHSTRRRIALGLRKLRNKSLENPWKKHDNIPL from the coding sequence ATGTCTTCGACGATCGAGGAACTCGAACGCCGCCGCGCCGCGGCCCGGCTGGGCGGCGGGCAGAAGCGGATCGACGCGCAGCATGCCAAGGGCAAGCTGACCGCGCGCGAGCGGCTGGAAGTGCTGCTCGACGAGGGATCGTTCGAAGAGCTGGACATGTATGTCGAGCATAATTGCGTCGATTTCGGGATGCCCGATCAGGTTGTGCCGGGTGACGGCGTGGTCACTGGCAGCGGCACGATCAACGGCCGCCTCGTCTTCGTGTTCAGCCAGGACTTCACCGTGTTCGGCGGGTCGCTTTCCGAACGGCACGCGCAGAAGATCTGCAAGATCATGGACATGGCGATGAAGGTCGGCGCGCCGGTGATCGGCCTGAACGACAGCGGCGGCGCGCGCATTCAGGAGGGCGTCGCGTCGCTCGCCGGCTATGCCGAGGTGTTCCAGCGCAATGTGCTGGCGTCTGGCGTGGTGCCGCAGATTTCGCTGATCATGGGTCCTTGCGCAGGCGGGGCCGTTTATTCTCCCGCGATGACCGACTTCATCTTCATGGTGAAGGATTCATCGTACATGTTCGTCACCGGCCCGGATGTAGTGAAGACCGTTACCAACGAGATCGTCACGCAGGAGGAACTGGGCGGAGCTGTGACGCATACCACGAAGTCGGGCGTTGCCGATGTGGCGTTCGAGAATGACATCGAGGCGCTGCTGGCGGCGCGCGACTTCGTGGACTTCCTTCCCGCGAGCAATCGCGAGAGCGTGCCCGAGCGGCCGTGCACCGACCCGTGGGATCGTATCGAGGACAGCCTCGACACGCTGATCCCGCCGAGCGCCAACCAGCCCTATGACATGCATGAGTTGATCCGCAAAACGGTGGACGAGGGCGACTTCTTCGAAGTGCAGCCGGCGCATGCCGGCAACATCATCATCGGCTTTGGGCGGATCGAGGGGCGGACCGTCGGTATCGTCGCGAACCAGCCAATGGTGCTGGCCGGGGTGCTCGACATCAATTCGAGCAAGAAGGCGGCGCGGTTCGTGCGCTTCTGCGATGCGTTCGAGATTCCGATCGTGACCTTTGTCGACGTGCCGGGCTTCCTGCCGGGCGTCGGGCAGGAGCATAGCGGCATCATCAAGCATGGCGCGAAACTGCTGTTCGCCTATGCCGAGGCGACCGTGTCCAAGATCACGGTGATCACGCGCAAGGCCTATGGCGGCGCGTATGATGTGATGGCGTCGAAGCATCTGCGCGGCGATCTGAACTATGCCTGGCCGACGGCGGAGATCGCGGTGATGGGCGCCAAGGGCGCGGTCGAGATCATCTTTCGCGGGCGCACGCCGGAAGAGATCGCCGAGAAGACGGCGGAATATGAGGCGCGCTTCGCCAACCCGTTCGTCGCGGCGAGCAAGGGGTTTGTCGACGAGGTGATCATGCCGCATTCGACCCGGCGGCGGATCGCGCTGGGGCTACGGAAGCTGAGGAACAAGAGCCTCGAAAATCCGTGGAAGAAGCATGACAATATTCCGCTTTAG
- a CDS encoding N-succinylarginine dihydrolase produces MPRVEINFDGIIGPSHNYAGLSHGNLAATRNQGAVSQPRAAALQGIAKMRANLALGLTQGILLPHARPDHRWLDSLATRYADAAAHLQAQALSASAMWAANAATVSPAPDTADGRCHLSVANLVTMPHRSHEWPETLAQLDLAFAHDAFRVHGPVPAPFGDEGAANHMRLAPEHDAPGVEIFVYGVSGGPFPARQHREASAAVARRHGLDPARTLFVEQSEEAIAAGAFHNDVVAVANANVLFAHELAFADKNAFYADLRKLLPRVEIVEVPAAEVSLADAISSYLFNAQLVTLPGGETGLILPTEARDTPSVWTWLQRHVAGNGPIRHLEVVDVRQSMANGGGPACLRLRVVADPATVDPRFLVDATKLDRIAAVIEAHWPERIAQDEIGDPTLIARVEAARTALLGALAIAPSELSG; encoded by the coding sequence ATGCCCCGCGTTGAGATCAATTTCGACGGAATCATCGGCCCCAGCCACAACTACGCGGGCCTGAGCCACGGCAACCTAGCCGCCACCCGCAATCAGGGCGCGGTGTCGCAACCTCGCGCCGCCGCGCTGCAGGGCATCGCCAAGATGCGCGCCAACCTCGCGCTCGGGCTGACCCAGGGCATATTACTGCCCCACGCCCGCCCCGATCATCGCTGGCTGGACAGTCTCGCCACCCGCTACGCCGACGCCGCGGCGCATCTTCAGGCGCAGGCGCTGTCCGCCTCCGCGATGTGGGCCGCCAACGCCGCCACCGTCTCCCCCGCGCCAGACACGGCGGACGGACGCTGCCACCTCAGCGTCGCCAACCTCGTGACGATGCCGCATCGCAGCCATGAATGGCCCGAAACCCTCGCCCAACTGGACCTCGCATTTGCGCATGACGCCTTCCGCGTGCACGGCCCAGTCCCCGCCCCGTTCGGCGACGAAGGTGCTGCCAACCATATGCGCCTCGCCCCGGAGCATGATGCACCCGGCGTCGAAATCTTCGTCTATGGCGTCAGCGGTGGCCCCTTCCCCGCGCGCCAGCATCGCGAGGCCAGCGCGGCGGTCGCGCGCCGCCACGGTCTCGACCCCGCCCGCACCTTGTTCGTCGAGCAATCGGAAGAAGCCATCGCCGCTGGTGCCTTCCACAACGACGTCGTCGCGGTCGCGAACGCCAATGTCCTGTTCGCGCACGAACTGGCCTTTGCGGACAAGAATGCGTTCTACGCTGATCTGCGCAAGCTGCTGCCGCGCGTCGAGATCGTCGAAGTACCCGCAGCTGAAGTCAGCCTGGCCGATGCGATCAGCTCCTATCTGTTCAACGCCCAGCTGGTGACGCTGCCCGGCGGCGAGACCGGCCTCATCCTGCCGACCGAGGCGCGCGACACGCCCAGCGTGTGGACCTGGCTCCAGCGCCATGTCGCCGGCAATGGCCCGATCCGCCATCTGGAGGTGGTCGATGTCCGCCAGTCGATGGCCAATGGCGGCGGCCCCGCCTGCCTGCGCCTGCGCGTCGTCGCCGATCCCGCGACGGTCGATCCCCGCTTTCTCGTCGATGCCACCAAGCTCGACCGGATTGCCGCAGTGATCGAGGCGCACTGGCCCGAACGGATCGCTCAGGACGAGATTGGCGATCCCACGCTCATCGCACGCGTCGAAGCGGCCCGAACAGCTTTACTCGGAGCCCTTGCGATCGCGCCTTCGGAGCTGTCGGGTTAA
- the scpA gene encoding methylmalonyl-CoA mutase produces the protein MTDKPTPADWKALADKEVKGRDLTWRTPEGIDVKPLYTAEDVTADPGLPGFAPFTRGVRASMYAGRPWTIRQYAGFSTAEESNAFYRRNLAAGQKGLSVAFDLATHRGYDSDHPRVTGDVGKAGVAIDSVEDMKILFDGIPLDQMSVSMTMNGAVIPILAFFIVAGEEQGVDKSLLDGTIQNDILKEFMVRNTYIYPPEPSMRIISDIFAYTSAKMPKFNSISISGYHMQEAGATQVQELAFTIADGMEYVKYGVASGLDIDKFAGRLSFFFAIGMNFFMEVAKLRAARVLWHRVMTQLGAKDERSKMLRTHCQTSGVSLTEQDPYNNVIRTTIEAMAAMLGGTQSLHTNALDEAIALPTDFSARIARNTQLVIQEETGMTNVVDPLGGSYYVEALTNELVDKAWVIIERVEAEGGMAKAVAAGWPKAMIEEASAATAARIDRGEQVIVGVNKYRKAEEDPIDILDVDNHAVREAQVARIARVKASRDDAACRAALDALREGARGDANLLELAVAAARHRATLGEISLAMEDVFGRHGTVPTPVKGVYGGAYDADARWERLKDGVAATERRLGRKPRMLVAKMGQDGHDRGANLVSSAFGDLGFKVVPGPLFQTPQEAAELAVAEDVDVVGASSLAAGHKTLIPQLIGHLRDAGRPDIKVIAGGVIPAQDYQVLRDAGVQAIFGPGTNLVNAAEEVLTLLGHNMPPEEDAAE, from the coding sequence TTGACCGACAAGCCCACCCCCGCCGACTGGAAGGCGCTGGCCGACAAGGAAGTGAAGGGCCGCGACCTGACGTGGCGCACGCCGGAGGGGATTGACGTCAAGCCGCTGTATACGGCCGAGGACGTGACCGCCGATCCGGGGCTGCCCGGATTTGCGCCGTTCACGCGCGGGGTGCGGGCGTCGATGTATGCCGGGCGGCCCTGGACGATCCGGCAATATGCGGGCTTTTCGACCGCCGAGGAATCCAACGCCTTCTACCGGCGCAACCTGGCGGCGGGGCAAAAGGGGCTGTCGGTCGCGTTCGATCTGGCGACGCATCGCGGATATGACAGCGACCACCCGCGCGTGACGGGTGACGTCGGCAAGGCGGGCGTGGCGATCGACAGCGTCGAGGATATGAAGATCCTGTTCGACGGCATCCCGCTCGACCAGATGTCGGTTTCCATGACGATGAACGGCGCGGTGATCCCGATCCTCGCTTTCTTCATCGTTGCGGGGGAGGAGCAGGGGGTCGACAAGAGCCTGCTCGACGGGACCATTCAGAACGACATTCTGAAGGAGTTCATGGTCCGCAATACCTATATCTACCCGCCCGAGCCGTCGATGCGGATCATTTCGGACATTTTTGCATATACGTCGGCTAAAATGCCGAAATTCAACAGCATTTCGATCTCCGGCTATCATATGCAGGAGGCCGGGGCGACGCAGGTGCAGGAGCTGGCCTTCACCATCGCCGACGGCATGGAATATGTGAAATACGGCGTCGCGTCAGGCCTCGACATCGACAAGTTCGCCGGGCGGCTCAGCTTCTTCTTCGCAATCGGTATGAACTTCTTCATGGAAGTCGCTAAATTGCGGGCGGCGCGGGTGTTGTGGCATCGCGTGATGACGCAGCTGGGCGCGAAGGACGAGCGCAGCAAGATGCTGCGCACCCACTGCCAGACCAGTGGCGTGTCGCTGACCGAGCAGGACCCGTACAACAACGTCATCCGCACCACGATCGAGGCGATGGCGGCGATGCTGGGCGGGACGCAGAGCCTGCACACCAATGCGCTGGACGAGGCGATCGCGCTGCCGACCGATTTCTCCGCGCGCATCGCCCGCAATACCCAGCTGGTGATCCAGGAAGAGACGGGCATGACCAATGTCGTCGATCCGCTGGGCGGAAGCTACTATGTCGAGGCGCTGACCAACGAGCTGGTCGACAAGGCGTGGGTGATTATCGAGCGGGTCGAGGCCGAGGGCGGGATGGCCAAGGCGGTTGCCGCCGGCTGGCCCAAGGCGATGATCGAGGAAGCAAGCGCCGCCACCGCCGCGCGGATCGACCGCGGCGAGCAGGTGATCGTCGGGGTCAACAAATACCGCAAGGCCGAGGAAGACCCGATCGACATCCTCGACGTCGACAACCATGCCGTGCGCGAGGCGCAGGTGGCGCGGATCGCGCGGGTCAAAGCATCGCGCGATGATGCCGCGTGTCGCGCGGCGCTCGATGCGCTGCGTGAGGGCGCGCGGGGCGATGCCAACCTGCTCGAGCTGGCGGTCGCGGCGGCGCGGCATCGCGCGACGCTGGGCGAGATCAGCCTGGCGATGGAGGATGTGTTCGGCCGACACGGCACGGTGCCGACGCCGGTCAAGGGCGTCTATGGCGGCGCCTATGATGCGGACGCGCGCTGGGAGCGGCTGAAGGACGGCGTCGCCGCGACCGAGCGGAGGCTGGGGCGCAAGCCGCGCATGCTGGTCGCGAAGATGGGGCAAGACGGACATGATCGCGGGGCGAACCTCGTCTCCTCGGCGTTCGGCGACCTTGGGTTCAAGGTCGTGCCCGGCCCGCTGTTCCAGACGCCGCAGGAGGCCGCCGAGCTGGCGGTGGCGGAGGATGTCGACGTTGTCGGCGCGTCGAGCCTTGCCGCGGGGCACAAGACGCTGATCCCCCAGCTGATCGGGCATCTGCGCGACGCGGGGCGGCCTGATATCAAGGTGATCGCGGGCGGAGTGATCCCGGCGCAGGATTATCAGGTGCTGCGCGACGCGGGGGTTCAGGCGATCTTTGGCCCCGGAACGAACCTTGTGAACGCCGCTGAAGAAGTGCTTACGCTGCTCGGCCACAATATGCCGCCCGAAGAGGATGCCGCAGAATGA